In Blastococcus saxobsidens DD2, the genomic stretch CGCAGCGACCACCAGCAGACCCAGCGTGATCAGCAGTGGCCGCAGCGACGCCGCCTGCGCCTGCGCGCCGGCTTCCGGCGTCCCCTCGGCGAGCCGGTCCATGCCCGGCAGTGGCGCCCGCGGGGCTGCCGACGGCACCGGCAGGGCCGGGGTGATCTCGTTCTCCGTCTCGGCCGAGGGGCGCGGTGACCACGGCAGGGGCACCTGCCGGTCCGCCGCGATCGGCGTCGGGTCGAAGGGCACCCATCCCAGCCCCCGGAAGAAGACCTCCACCCAGGCGTGCGCGTCGTCGCTGGTGATCAGCCGCGTGCCGTCCTCCTGCACCTCCCCGGGTGTGTACCCGAGCGCCACCCGGGCGGGCATCCCCGCCTGGCGGACCAGCACGGCCATCGCGCCGGCGTACTGCTCGCAGTAGCCGCGCTTGAGCCGGAGGAAGTCGACGAGGTCGTCGCCGCTGGTGCCCGGGGCGGTGGAGAGGCTGTAGACGAACCCGTTGGCCCGGTCGGACAGGTACGCCTGGATGCGCCGTACCGCCTCGTACGGCGTGGCCGCACCCTGGGTCAGCCGGGCGGTCAGCTCGCCGATGCTCGGGTCCATCTCCGGCAGGGCCGTGAACCGCTCCTGGAGGCGGTTGCCCTGCAGCAGGGGCGCCGCGCGGGACAGCAGCTCCGGCGAGGGGCGCGGCTCGGTGGCGATCACCCGGTAGGCCAGCCCCGCGCTGGTCACGTCCCGGCCGAACACCGTCCCGGTAGCGGCGTCGAAGCGCCATCCGTCGGCGTCCTCATCGCCGAACCGCACCGACAACGGGGAGGAGGGCACGGGCAGGAACCGGTCATCGTGCTGCAGCACCTCGACGTCGGCGGTCACCGGACGGGTCTGCTGGCGGCCCGGCAACGGCGCCAGCACCGAGTCCTCGGCGATGGAGACCTCGCCGTCGAGGTTGCTCAGCGACCAGCCCTCGGCCGCGTCGTACTCGTCGAGCGCGACGGCGCGCAGATAGCCCGGATCGGCGACCGACGAGTCGAGGCGCAGCAGCTCGATCGCCTCGGGCAGGGTCAGCTGGCCCCGCAGCTCCGCGGCCGGGTCGAGGGCGGTGCCCGTGGCATCGCCACCCCCGCCGAGGCCGGTCGTGAACGAGCCTTCCGGGAGGACCGGCACGAGCCCTCCCAGCACGACGCCCGCGCTCAGCGCCACGAACCCGACGCGCACCGCAGGACCGGAGCCGCCGCTGAGCCGTTCCGCGGCCGACTCGCCCAGCGCCCGACGCTGGTCGGCCCAGAGCAGCACGGCGAAGCCGGCAGCGGGCGCCCCGAGTGCCAGCAGTCCGATGCCCCCGGTGACGGTGCCCACCGGGACGCAGAAGAGGACCAGCAGCCCGACGCCCGCGGCCGCAGCCTGCCGGCCGACCACCGCCACCAGGTCGACGAGGACGGCGACGAGGCCGACGAACAGGGTGGTGAGCGCGAGCAGGCCGGTGAGCGGCAGCGCCGGGGTGGCCTGCTCGCGGATCTCGGCCGTGCCGTCGGCGAAGACCCCGGCCAGCCGGGTGAGGCTCTCGGGGGTGGGGATCAGCCCGGCGACGGCCCCGTCGGGAGCGAACGCGGCGGTCAGCACGCACGCCACGAGGAGGAGCTGCCCGACGGGCACCAGGAGGGGGCCGAGGACGCCGAGCACGCGCGGGACGGCCGAGTCCTGGGTGAGGCGCGCCCCCGCCCGCCGCAGCAGCAGGCCGCCGGCCAGCACGGCGGCGACGACGGCCAGCACCGGCGGGAACCAGGCCCCGGTGGTGAAGACGGGGGAGAGCGCGAGCGCCCCCAGGAGCGTGGCCAGGGCGGCGAGCACGGCCGTCCGGACGTCGCTCCCGGTCACGACGGCGCTCCCTGCGGCACGCCGGCCACCCCGGCCCAGACCTCGCCGATGTCCTGGCCGGCCGCTGCCGTGGTCACCCGCCAGCCGGCGCCGGCCAGCAGCGCCACGGCCTGCTCCCGCTGCGCGGTGAGCGCGTCACGGGCGGCGCCCGGGCCGGTGCGCCGTCCGCGGCCCGGACCGGCGTCCGCCCAGCCGGTGATGTCCAGCAGGATGGCGGTGTCGGTGCCCGTCGCCGGGCGCAGGTGCACCAGCTCGGCCACGTCCTCGGGCCCGACGGCACCGAGCAGGCAGACCAGCGGCCCGTTCCCGGCCGCCCGGCAGGCGGACGCCACCGCGGCGGACAGATCGACCCGCCGCGACGGCCCCACGGCGGCCAGCCGGTCGAGCAGCTCCTCGGCGCCGAGACCGGACGCCGGCGACAGCTCGCCGGCCTCGGTGACCACGCGCACCGCGGCACCCCGCTCGGCGAGGGCCACACCGATGCTCGCCGCCGCCTCGACGAGCCACTCCAGGCTGTCGCCGGGAGGGCAGTCGTCGCCGGGCGGCCCGGGGACCGCACGGGGAACCCCGCGCGCCGGCGTGACCAGGTGCGCACGGGCCCGCGTGTCGAGCAGCAGCGTCGCCTGGGCGCGCCAGGGCCGCTCCTCGAGCCGGACCATGAGCTCCCCGGTGCGTGCGGTCGCCCGCCAGTGGACCTTCCGCAGGTCGTCCCCCCGCCGGTACTCCCGGACGCTGACGTCGTCGTCCCCGTGGACGGCGATCGCCCGGTGCGACCCGTCGCCGCCCCGTCCGTGCGCGCCGCCGGGACCGCCACCTCCCAGGGGGCGCACCCGGGGGACCACCGCCAGCGGTGCGGTGTCGCTCCCGGCGACCGTGCGGTCGACCAGCCCGAAGGGGTCCACGACACGCAGCCGCAGGGGCCCGAGCTCGTAGCGGCCCCGGCTCCGGCCGGTCACCCGGTAGCGCACCGTCCTCGTGGCGCCCGGGGCCAGCCCGGCCACCGAGAAGCGGTGCGGGCGGCCCAGTGCGGCCGGTACCTGCTCGGTGAGCAGCCAGAGACCGCCCCGGCGCGTATCGGCGTTCTCCAGCTGGAGGAGCACCTCCGCCGGCTCCCCGCGCGGCACACGCTGCGGGGTGACCGTGCGCCGGGTGCTCATCCGGAAGCGGCTGCGAGCCACGGTGAGGGCGCCCAGCAGCGGCAGGGCCAGGACGAAGACGGCCAGCTGCACCAGCGATCGCTCGCCCAGCACCGCGCCGGTCAGCGCGAGCACCAGTCCGCCGCCGACCAGGCAGCGACCGCGGAAGGTGAGCGCCGACAGCGCGCGGCCACGGGCTCCCACGCGTCAGCGCCCGCGGAGAACCGGCACCGAGCCCAGCAGGGAGGTGACCACCTGCTCGGTGCTCCTCCGGCCGACCGTGGCCTCGCTGCTGAGGAGCAGGCGGTGGGCGAGCACCGGGACGGCGAGGGCCTGGACGTCGTCGGGCAGCACGTGGTCGCGGCCGTCGAGGGCGGCCGAGGCGCGGGCCGCCCGCAGCAGCTGCAGGCCGGCCCGTGGTGAGGCGCCGAGCCGCAGTTCGGAGGAGCGGCGGGTGGCCTCCACCAGCGCCACCACGTACCGGCGCACCGCGTCGGACACGTGCAGCCGGCCGACCGCGGCGACCAGGGCACGCACCATGGCCGCGTCGGCCACCGGGCGCAGGGCCGCCAGCGGGTCGGTGGTGGCGCGGTCGTCGAGCATCGCCAGCTCCGCGGCCGGGTCGGGGTAGCCCATCGACACCCGGGCGGTGAATCGGTCGCGCTGGGCCTCGGGGAGGGGATAGGTGCCCTCCATCTCCAGCGGGTTCTGCGTGGCCATGACGATGAAGGGACGGGCCAGCTCGTAGCTGACCCCGTCCACCGTCACCTGCCGCTCCTCCATGCACTCCAGCAGGGCGGACTGGGTCTTGGGCGAGGCGCGGTTGATCTCGTCGGCGACGACCACGTTGGCGAAGACCGCCCCGGGCTTGAACTCGAACTCCCGGGTCTCCTGGTCGTACACCGCGACGCCGGTGACGTCGCTGGGCAGCAGGTCGGGCGTGAACTGGATGCGCCGCACGCTGGCGTCGATGGATCCGGCCAGCGCCTTGGCGAGGGTGGTCTTGCCGACCCCGGGCACGTCCTCGATGAGCAGGTGCCCTTCGGCGAGGAGCACGACCAGCGCCAGCCGGACGACCCCGTCCTTGCCCTGCACCACGCGGCTGACGCCCGCCGCGATCCGTGCGCCTTCTGCGGCGACGTCGACCGACGCGTCGGTCGTCCCGTCGGCGGACCGTGTCGCCTCCGTCACCTCTCCACCGTACGTGTCCGCGGCGCCGGGAGGGCGGCGTGATCTCCCTGGTCCGGCGGCCGCCCGCGGTCGTGTCGGGGCCTGGGGAAGCGGTGGGTCACGACACGGGCCAAGGTGGTGTCGAGTGGGGGCTAGTGGGTTACTGTGTCGACCGGTGGGGAGGCAGGGCCGTTCGGGGGTCTGCAGAGCCATAGGAGGACCGATGCGGGAGGTGATCCGGTGTTCGTCGGCAGCTACCAGTTGCGGCTCGACGAGAAGGGCCGGCTCGCGCTCCCGGTCCGGTTCCGCGACCAGGTGGCCGACGGCATGGTGATCAAGAAGGGCCAGGACCGCTGCATCTACGGGCTCACCATGGCCCGGGTCGCCGAGCAGAGCGCCGCCATGGCCGCCATGGCCCCCTCCGACACCGCCGCGGCGCGCATGCGCGCCCGCATGAGCTTCGGGTCGATGGTCGAGCTCGAGCCGGACAAGACCGGCCGCATCACTCTCCCCGCGAGCCTGCGCGAGTACGCCCATCTCGACCGCGATGTGGTCGTGGTGGGTGTGGACACGCGCTTCGAGATCTGGGACTCCGCCACCTGGGACGCCTACGTGGCCGAGCAGGAGGCCGCCTTCGCCGACATGGAGAGCGAGGGGATGCCGACGCTGTCGTGATCCCGGGAACGCCCCACCCGTCCCCACCGGCCTCCGCGCCGCAACCGTTCGAGCCGCCTTCCCCGCGGCTCGACCGGACCGGGCCCCAGCCGCCTTCCCCGCGGCTCGGTCCCACAGCGGAGGACCGCACGGACCAACGGGTGGCGCCGGCCGTCGCCGGCGGGGAAAACCCTCCCGGCCCCGCGGGACGCCACCTGACGCTCTTCCCCGACGCCAGGCGGATCCCGCGGGGCCGGACACACGCGAGGTCCGGCGTTCCGCCGCCCCACTCCGCTCCACCGGCCCCACCGCGCCCCACCGCCCTCCTGCGCCCCACCCGCCCGATCCCGCACACAGCCCGCGCCGCGTCCCCCCGACGCCGAGCGGCGGGCGGCACCATCGCGGAACCACCCCGGACCGTCCGAGAGGCAGCAGACGATGAGCAGCACCGGTCCCGCCGCGGCCCCGGTGCACGTGTCCGTCCTCCTCGACCGCGTCACCGAGCTCCTGGGCCCCGCCTGCGCCACCGAGGGCGCCGTCCTCGTCGATGCCACGCTGGGCCTGGCGGGACACACCCTGGCGATGCTGGCGGCGCATCCGGGCCTCCGGGTCGTCGGGCTGGACCGGGACCCCGACGCGCGCGCCGAGGCGGCCCGCCGGATCGAGGCCGCCGGCCACGCCGACCGCGTCACCGTCGTCCCGGCCGTCTTCGACGAGCTCCCCGAGGTGCTCGACCGCCTCGGCATCGACGAGGTGCACGGCGTCCTGTTCGACCTCGGCGTCTCCTCGCTGCAGCTCGACCGCCCGGACCGGGGATTCAGCTACTCGACCGACGCCCCCCTCGACATGCGGATGGACCCGGGTGCGCCGCGGACCGCCGCCGACGTCGTGAACACCTACGCCCCGGCCGACCTGGCCCGCGTGCTCCGCGTCTACGGCGAGGAGCGCTTCGCCTCCCGCATCGCCGCGGTGATCCAGCGCGAGCGGGCCCGTGAGCCGTTCACCCGTACCGCCCGGCTCGCCGAGCTGGTCCGCGAGTCCATCCCGGCCGCCACCCGGCGGACCGGCGGGCACCCGGCGAAGCGGACCTTCCAGGCCCTGCGCATCGAGGTCAACGACGAGCTGGGCGCCCTCGAGCGGGCTCTTCCGGCCGCGATCGACGCCCTGGCGGTCGGCGGTCGCGTCGCCGCCCTCACCTTCCACTCCCTGGAGGATCGGATCGTGAAGCAGACGCTGGCCGCCGGAGCCGCCGACCGGACGCCGCCCGGGCTGCCGGTGCCGCTCCCCGAGTACGGGCCGGTGCTGCGCCTGCTGACCCGCGGCGGCGAGGCGCCGGGCGCCGACGAGACGGCCGGCAACCCCCGTGCCGCCTCGGCCCGGGTGCGGGCCGCCGAGCGCATCCGGCGGGCGACGTGACCCGGGCCGCCGTGCGCGCCACCACGCCCCGCACGGGCTCGTCGCGCGCGACCCGCCGGCACCACCACGGCTCGCACGGCCACCACGCCACGCACGGCCGTCACCGGCGCGCGCGGCGCCGGGCGTGCCGCACCGCGGCCCGACCTGCGGCTGGTACCGACCGGAACCGCTGCGCGGCCGCGCCGTCCGGCCCGCGGTTCGCTCCGCTCGCGCCGGGCACCGTTCGTGCTCCTGGTCGTCGCCCTCCTCGGCCTGACCACCCTCGGGCTGCTCGTCCTCAACACCGCGATCGCGGTGGACTCGCTGAAGGCCACCCAGCTGCGCGCCGACAACGCCGCCCGGGCCCAGGAGGTCCAGCGCCTCGAGCAGCTGGTCGTCTCCGGCAGCACCCCGGCCGCCGTCGCCGCCGCCGCCGTGGCCGCCGGCCTGGTGCCCGCCGGTGTCGCCGGCTACCTGGTGCTCGGCGCGGAGGGCACCACCACCCTGCGCGGCACGCCGGAGCCCGCGCCGCAGCCCCCCGCGCCGGAGCCCGCGCCGGCACCGGCTCCCGCACCGGCTCCCGGGTCCGCCCCCGCCCCGGCGGCCGCCGTCCCGGGTGGGAACTGACCCGTGCCCAGCAGCGTCCACGGACCCGGCGCCGGCCCCCGCACCCCGCGCACCGTGTCGCCCGGCCGGGGCGGGACCGGACCCTTCGTGTCCCGCCGTGCCCCCGGCACGCGGCGGAGCGGAGCCGGGCTGTCGGTCGACCAGCGCGGCCGCCGGAACAAGGTGGGCCTGGTCGTCCTGATCACCCTGCTCCTGGTCGTCGTCGGGCGATTGGTGGTCCTGCAGGGCATCGACGGCGCCGCCTACGCCAGCGCCGCGGAGCAGGACCGGCTGCGCACCTACCCGATCGCGGCCATCCGCGGGGAGGTCCTCGACCGGTCCGGGAAGCCGCTGGCCTACACCGTGGACGCCTCGCGCGTGGTGGCCGACCCGACCGTCGTCCGTGACCCGGCCCGCACGGCCCTGGCACTGACCACCCTGCTCGACGTCCCCGTTCCCGAGCTCACGGAGAAGCTCTCCGCGGACGGCCGGTACGTCGTCCTGGCGACCCAGGTGACGCCGGAGACGACCGATGCCATCGCCGACCTCGGGCTGTCCGGCATCCTCTTCGAGGACGACCCGGTCCGGCTGTACCCCTCCGGCGCCGTCGGCGGCCAGGTGGTCGGCTTCGTGGGGAGCGACGGCACCGGGCTCGCCGGGATCGAGCAGACCTTCGAGGAGCAGTTGTCGGGCACGCCCGGCCGGCGCACCGTGGAGGTCGGCAGCGGGGGCAATCCCATCCCGTCGGGCATCGACGAGTCCCTCCCGGCGACCGACGGCCACGACGTCACGCTGACCCTCGACCAGGACCTCCAGTTCGCCACCGACGAGCGGCTGGGCCAGGCGTGCACCGACGGCGCGACCACGCGGGCCTCCGCGGTCGTCCTCGAGGTCGCCTCCGGGCAGGTCGCGGCCATGGGCTCCTGCCCTGGCTACGACCCGGGCGCGTACTCCCGCACCGACCCCGACCTGCTGGGCAACTCCGTCATCTCCGACGTGTTCGAGCCCGGGTCGGTCATGAAGGCCGTGACGCTGGCCGCCGCCGTGGAGGAAGGGCTGGCCACGCCGGACCGGGTGCTCTCGGTCGACGGGCACATCGAGGCGGGCGACCGCGTGGTCCGGGACGCGCACGACCACGACCCGGTGGACTGGACGGTCACCGGCATCCTCGCGAAGTCCAGCAACGTCGGCACGATCATGCTGGCCCGCGAGGTCGGCGACGGAAAGCTCGAGGAGTACCTGCGGGCCTTCGGCGTGGGGGAGAAGACCGGCATCGAGCTCCCGGGTGAGAGCCGGGGCATCCTCGAGAGCTCCGCGGAGTGGACCGAGAGCCGTGCGGCCAACGTGCCCATCGGCCAGGGCGTCTCGGTCACCACGCTGCAGATGGCGTCCGTCTACCAGGCGATCGCGAACGGGGGCGTACGCGTCGAGCCACGCCTCGTGACCTCGGTGACCAGCCCGGGCGGCCGGTCCACGGCCACCCCCGAGCCCGCCCGCACCCGGGTGGTCAGCGAGTCCACCGCCGAGGCGCTCGCCTACATGCTCGAGGCCGTCGTCGGTCCCGGTGGCACGGCGCCGCTGGCCCAGATCGAGGGCTTCCGGGTGGCCGGGAAGACCGGTACCGCGCAGCGGGCCAATCCGGAGTGCAACTGCTACGCCGGCGGCGGTTACGTGACCACGTTCGTCGGATTCGCCCCCGCCGACGACCCGCAGTACGTCGTCGCCGTCGACCTGGAGCGCCCGACCAGCGACGCCGAGGGCGGCCAGGTCGCCGCCCCGGTCTTCGCCGACATCATGCGGGCCGCCCTGACCGCCGACCGCGTGGTGCCCTCGGGCACCGCCCGCCCCGAGTTCGAGCTGACCGGCGCCCCCTGACCCGTGCCCGGCCGTGCGCACGGGCGGCGCGCGGCCGGTCCCGCGCACGTGCGCCGGCCGGGGGACTGCCGCCGGTAGATTGGAGCCCCGTGACCCCGACCGAGCCCGGGGCGGCCCCGCGGGCCGCCGGGAACCGCCCGCTGCCCCTCTCGGAGCTCGCCGACCTCGTCGGCCTCCCCGTGCACGGGGATCCCGCCACCGCGGTCACCGGCGTCACGCTCTCCTCGACCGACGTCCGCGCCGGTGACCTGTACGCCGCCCTGCCCGGAGCGCGCACCCACGGCGCGGCCTACCTGGCCGACGCCGTGGCGGCCGGTGCCGTCGCGGTGCTGACCGATCCCGTCGGCCACGCCG encodes the following:
- a CDS encoding transglutaminaseTgpA domain-containing protein encodes the protein MTGSDVRTAVLAALATLLGALALSPVFTTGAWFPPVLAVVAAVLAGGLLLRRAGARLTQDSAVPRVLGVLGPLLVPVGQLLLVACVLTAAFAPDGAVAGLIPTPESLTRLAGVFADGTAEIREQATPALPLTGLLALTTLFVGLVAVLVDLVAVVGRQAAAAGVGLLVLFCVPVGTVTGGIGLLALGAPAAGFAVLLWADQRRALGESAAERLSGGSGPAVRVGFVALSAGVVLGGLVPVLPEGSFTTGLGGGGDATGTALDPAAELRGQLTLPEAIELLRLDSSVADPGYLRAVALDEYDAAEGWSLSNLDGEVSIAEDSVLAPLPGRQQTRPVTADVEVLQHDDRFLPVPSSPLSVRFGDEDADGWRFDAATGTVFGRDVTSAGLAYRVIATEPRPSPELLSRAAPLLQGNRLQERFTALPEMDPSIGELTARLTQGAATPYEAVRRIQAYLSDRANGFVYSLSTAPGTSGDDLVDFLRLKRGYCEQYAGAMAVLVRQAGMPARVALGYTPGEVQEDGTRLITSDDAHAWVEVFFRGLGWVPFDPTPIAADRQVPLPWSPRPSAETENEITPALPVPSAAPRAPLPGMDRLAEGTPEAGAQAQAASLRPLLITLGLLVVAAGVLSSPAALRALQRRRRLATPGATGPWDELTATAADLGLHVHPSWTPRRVADVLSLAVTRGRGGASATASVEAVRGLARAEEAASYGRPGSGAAVPGLRETLRTARRGLVATQPWPVRVRALVWPASLVEGARAKLARRPWNVPGRRP
- a CDS encoding DUF58 domain-containing protein, whose amino-acid sequence is MGARGRALSALTFRGRCLVGGGLVLALTGAVLGERSLVQLAVFVLALPLLGALTVARSRFRMSTRRTVTPQRVPRGEPAEVLLQLENADTRRGGLWLLTEQVPAALGRPHRFSVAGLAPGATRTVRYRVTGRSRGRYELGPLRLRVVDPFGLVDRTVAGSDTAPLAVVPRVRPLGGGGPGGAHGRGGDGSHRAIAVHGDDDVSVREYRRGDDLRKVHWRATARTGELMVRLEERPWRAQATLLLDTRARAHLVTPARGVPRAVPGPPGDDCPPGDSLEWLVEAAASIGVALAERGAAVRVVTEAGELSPASGLGAEELLDRLAAVGPSRRVDLSAAVASACRAAGNGPLVCLLGAVGPEDVAELVHLRPATGTDTAILLDITGWADAGPGRGRRTGPGAARDALTAQREQAVALLAGAGWRVTTAAAGQDIGEVWAGVAGVPQGAPS
- a CDS encoding AAA family ATPase is translated as MTEATRSADGTTDASVDVAAEGARIAAGVSRVVQGKDGVVRLALVVLLAEGHLLIEDVPGVGKTTLAKALAGSIDASVRRIQFTPDLLPSDVTGVAVYDQETREFEFKPGAVFANVVVADEINRASPKTQSALLECMEERQVTVDGVSYELARPFIVMATQNPLEMEGTYPLPEAQRDRFTARVSMGYPDPAAELAMLDDRATTDPLAALRPVADAAMVRALVAAVGRLHVSDAVRRYVVALVEATRRSSELRLGASPRAGLQLLRAARASAALDGRDHVLPDDVQALAVPVLAHRLLLSSEATVGRRSTEQVVTSLLGSVPVLRGR
- the mraZ gene encoding division/cell wall cluster transcriptional repressor MraZ encodes the protein MFVGSYQLRLDEKGRLALPVRFRDQVADGMVIKKGQDRCIYGLTMARVAEQSAAMAAMAPSDTAAARMRARMSFGSMVELEPDKTGRITLPASLREYAHLDRDVVVVGVDTRFEIWDSATWDAYVAEQEAAFADMESEGMPTLS
- the rsmH gene encoding 16S rRNA (cytosine(1402)-N(4))-methyltransferase RsmH yields the protein MSSTGPAAAPVHVSVLLDRVTELLGPACATEGAVLVDATLGLAGHTLAMLAAHPGLRVVGLDRDPDARAEAARRIEAAGHADRVTVVPAVFDELPEVLDRLGIDEVHGVLFDLGVSSLQLDRPDRGFSYSTDAPLDMRMDPGAPRTAADVVNTYAPADLARVLRVYGEERFASRIAAVIQRERAREPFTRTARLAELVRESIPAATRRTGGHPAKRTFQALRIEVNDELGALERALPAAIDALAVGGRVAALTFHSLEDRIVKQTLAAGAADRTPPGLPVPLPEYGPVLRLLTRGGEAPGADETAGNPRAASARVRAAERIRRAT
- a CDS encoding peptidoglycan D,D-transpeptidase FtsI family protein, translated to MSRRAPGTRRSGAGLSVDQRGRRNKVGLVVLITLLLVVVGRLVVLQGIDGAAYASAAEQDRLRTYPIAAIRGEVLDRSGKPLAYTVDASRVVADPTVVRDPARTALALTTLLDVPVPELTEKLSADGRYVVLATQVTPETTDAIADLGLSGILFEDDPVRLYPSGAVGGQVVGFVGSDGTGLAGIEQTFEEQLSGTPGRRTVEVGSGGNPIPSGIDESLPATDGHDVTLTLDQDLQFATDERLGQACTDGATTRASAVVLEVASGQVAAMGSCPGYDPGAYSRTDPDLLGNSVISDVFEPGSVMKAVTLAAAVEEGLATPDRVLSVDGHIEAGDRVVRDAHDHDPVDWTVTGILAKSSNVGTIMLAREVGDGKLEEYLRAFGVGEKTGIELPGESRGILESSAEWTESRAANVPIGQGVSVTTLQMASVYQAIANGGVRVEPRLVTSVTSPGGRSTATPEPARTRVVSESTAEALAYMLEAVVGPGGTAPLAQIEGFRVAGKTGTAQRANPECNCYAGGGYVTTFVGFAPADDPQYVVAVDLERPTSDAEGGQVAAPVFADIMRAALTADRVVPSGTARPEFELTGAP